Proteins encoded together in one Prochlorococcus marinus str. MIT 9211 window:
- a CDS encoding WD40 repeat domain-containing protein, protein MPGVEGFPPQGMIHEGWSAEVEDYVMVCGWILGGKALLAGDVAGGLYLFEGKSGTPLWQKKEVHKGGLLALSIHPDGDIFATSGQDGRVLIWNSEEGEPTNVIELGDGWVEHLRWSLHGRFLAVAFSRRVHVYGIDGHEHWKSGEHPSTVSSIAWSKSNELATTCYGQVTFFDVVRDEVNQKFEWKGSLVSMALSPDGDVVACGSQDNSVHFWRRSTNEDSEMTGYPGKPSQLSFDQTGRLLATGGSDVITVWSFEGKGPEGTVPGQLSLHAESISSLAFSNQGMLLASGARDGSVLVWFLKSNGDGDPLGGAFAGELVSAIAWRPDDCALAAVNSKGGINVWNFKMRTKSSPKGF, encoded by the coding sequence GTGCCTGGTGTAGAAGGATTCCCCCCCCAGGGGATGATTCACGAGGGCTGGAGTGCTGAAGTTGAAGACTATGTCATGGTTTGTGGGTGGATCTTAGGTGGCAAAGCACTCTTAGCAGGTGATGTTGCAGGTGGACTTTATTTATTTGAGGGTAAATCTGGAACCCCCCTTTGGCAGAAAAAAGAGGTCCATAAAGGAGGCCTACTCGCATTGTCTATACACCCAGATGGAGATATTTTTGCAACTTCAGGACAGGATGGACGTGTTCTTATTTGGAATAGCGAGGAAGGTGAGCCAACCAACGTAATAGAGCTTGGAGACGGTTGGGTCGAACACCTGAGATGGTCATTACATGGACGTTTCTTGGCTGTAGCCTTTTCTCGCAGAGTGCATGTATATGGGATTGATGGCCACGAGCATTGGAAATCAGGAGAACACCCAAGCACTGTTAGCTCGATCGCTTGGTCAAAGTCGAATGAATTAGCAACAACATGCTATGGCCAAGTAACTTTTTTTGATGTAGTTCGTGATGAGGTTAATCAAAAGTTTGAATGGAAAGGCTCACTTGTTTCTATGGCTCTTAGCCCTGACGGTGATGTTGTGGCCTGTGGCAGTCAAGATAATTCTGTTCATTTCTGGCGTCGCTCAACTAACGAAGACTCAGAGATGACTGGTTATCCAGGCAAGCCAAGTCAATTATCTTTTGACCAAACCGGTAGACTCCTTGCTACTGGAGGAAGTGATGTCATAACAGTTTGGAGCTTTGAAGGCAAGGGCCCTGAAGGCACTGTCCCTGGACAATTATCTCTTCATGCTGAATCGATTTCTAGTCTTGCTTTTTCAAATCAGGGAATGCTTCTTGCTTCAGGAGCTAGAGATGGTTCAGTTCTTGTTTGGTTTCTCAAGAGTAATGGTGATGGTGACCCACTTGGTGGAGCATTCGCAGGAGAGCTTGTCTCCGCAATTGCCTGGCGACCTGATGACTGTGCTTTGGCAGCAGTAAATTCAAAAGGAGGCATTAACGTTTGGAATTTCAAAATGCGTACTAAATCTTCCCCTAAAGGGTTCTGA
- a CDS encoding CobW family GTP-binding protein, which produces MTVEQKVPVTILTGFLGSGKTTLLNRILSEEHGKRIAVIENEYGQVGIDQGLVINADEEVFEMSNGCICCTVRGDLIRVLGNLMKRRDKFDYVLVETTGLADPGPVAQTFFMDDEIRNEFSLDGIVTLVDAAHIDQQLGRSDESSEQVAFADVLVLNKTDLVSDESLDILESRLRDMNRMARVVRSKQAKVSIDTVLNLSAFDLDQVLKRRPTFLEPEYPFEWTGVFSLEKGRYELSLEEGPDPTMSLVVLEDQGIDEAALNAGAESCVRLYADSAELLHPGSTVPLEKHVSLQLQSNGRKSFFLELDNPTHIGLFTQHTAEEFDIKVSRLDTLIAKTESDGKNDALVQPETERTWVAEHEHDDEVRSIAIERIGDVDPEKLNNWLSRLLSEKGVDIFRTKGFISYAGESRRMVFQGVHMLFTAQPDKEWGNEPRHNQLVFIGRNLDEEEMCREFDKCLV; this is translated from the coding sequence ATGACCGTCGAACAAAAAGTACCTGTCACCATCCTTACGGGCTTCCTCGGCTCTGGGAAAACCACTCTCCTTAATCGGATTCTGAGTGAAGAACACGGTAAACGAATCGCTGTAATCGAAAATGAATATGGTCAAGTTGGTATTGATCAGGGTCTGGTCATTAATGCTGACGAAGAAGTCTTTGAAATGTCCAATGGTTGCATTTGTTGCACCGTTCGTGGAGACCTGATTCGCGTACTGGGAAACCTCATGAAGAGACGAGATAAATTCGACTATGTGTTGGTTGAGACAACAGGACTTGCTGATCCTGGCCCTGTTGCTCAGACATTTTTTATGGATGATGAAATCCGTAATGAATTTTCTCTTGATGGCATTGTTACTCTCGTTGATGCGGCTCATATTGATCAGCAACTCGGTCGCAGTGATGAAAGCTCTGAGCAGGTTGCATTTGCAGATGTCCTGGTCCTAAATAAAACGGACTTAGTCTCTGATGAATCTCTCGATATTCTTGAATCACGACTACGAGATATGAACCGTATGGCTCGTGTTGTGCGTAGCAAGCAAGCGAAGGTGTCTATTGATACTGTGCTAAACCTGAGTGCTTTTGATCTAGATCAGGTGTTAAAGCGTCGACCCACTTTTCTTGAGCCAGAATATCCATTCGAGTGGACAGGTGTCTTTTCTCTTGAGAAAGGTCGTTATGAACTTAGCCTCGAAGAAGGTCCTGATCCCACTATGTCTCTTGTAGTTCTGGAAGACCAGGGGATTGACGAAGCAGCTCTTAATGCTGGTGCTGAATCTTGCGTAAGACTTTACGCTGACTCTGCGGAACTTCTTCATCCGGGAAGCACAGTCCCACTTGAAAAACATGTCAGTCTTCAGCTTCAGTCTAATGGGCGTAAATCTTTCTTTTTAGAACTTGATAACCCTACTCATATTGGGCTGTTCACCCAGCACACAGCAGAGGAATTTGATATCAAAGTATCCCGGCTTGATACTTTAATTGCTAAAACTGAAAGTGATGGCAAAAATGATGCTTTGGTCCAACCTGAAACTGAGCGGACTTGGGTAGCAGAGCATGAACATGATGATGAAGTTCGCTCAATTGCTATTGAGCGAATAGGTGATGTCGATCCAGAAAAACTCAATAACTGGTTGAGTCGACTCCTGTCAGAAAAAGGTGTAGATATATTTAGGACAAAAGGGTTTATAAGTTATGCGGGTGAATCCAGGCGAATGGTTTTTCAAGGGGTTCATATGCTCTTCACTGCTCAGCCCGATAAAGAATGGGGGAATGAACCTCGCCATAATCAATTAGTGTTTATCGGTCGAAATCTTGATGAAGAAGAAATGTGTCGGGAGTTCGACAAGTGCCTGGTGTAG
- a CDS encoding tetratricopeptide repeat protein produces the protein MNKKDFQHSKPIQLTIEDFSEAIELNPNDPLALSGRGRAKFKLGDRQGAIEDYSQAIELDPNNSLGIWSHNGYNYDKEENILFHNGYTYDEGSYCLLVLEHSTFDEQSGSYVLSDSNVIKLLNDHGAGVNEWREDCKRFNDPHEILLWLGY, from the coding sequence ATGAATAAAAAAGATTTTCAACATAGCAAACCTATTCAGCTTACTATTGAAGATTTTTCTGAAGCAATAGAACTAAACCCCAATGATCCTCTGGCTTTGAGCGGGCGAGGAAGAGCTAAGTTTAAATTAGGCGATAGACAAGGAGCTATTGAAGATTACTCTCAAGCAATAGAACTAGATCCCAATAATTCTTTAGGTATATGGTCTCATAATGGATATAATTATGATAAAGAAGAGAACATTTTATTTCATAATGGATATACCTATGATGAAGGTTCTTATTGTCTATTAGTATTAGAACACTCAACTTTTGATGAGCAGAGTGGTAGCTATGTATTAAGTGATAGCAATGTAATTAAATTATTAAATGATCATGGTGCTGGTGTTAATGAATGGAGAGAGGATTGTAAAAGATTTAATGATCCTCATGAAATACTGCTGTGGTTAGGATATTAA
- a CDS encoding metal ABC transporter substrate-binding protein: DHDDHDDHSSAKHDDHDDHDDHSSAKHDDHGDEAFEWAGVFELSRGTYKWSFAKVDGDYADPAMKMVILKSGDIEASEELAEELLESKNSEVKRNNDKLVAQGKAYLLTFNERKDSTTFNVEIKKAGKYAFFTEHMPFEFEANEHFFKDVSGDDIEPIAQVPDEGGDHHHHDHGGLDPHVWHDPHNIIKMGNVISKNLNTKISFFDRETKKVLKERTQSVNSLLEDLDQWTQKQVATIPSNQRTIVSKHKAMEYYGDAFGLKTISLLDFLGHSSSLRPQTISKVITELKESNVQAIFAEQNPPSKLLKNLSRQTSTPIAKQQIFVDGLMPTGNTISVAVHNTCTIVDSLGGSCNKKAGNQLENRWDSLTKR, translated from the coding sequence ATGACCACGACGATCATGACGATCACTCATCTGCTAAACATGATGACCACGACGATCATGACGATCACTCATCGGCTAAACATGATGATCATGGAGATGAAGCCTTTGAATGGGCTGGTGTCTTTGAACTTTCACGAGGAACATACAAATGGTCTTTTGCAAAAGTCGATGGAGACTATGCGGACCCTGCAATGAAAATGGTCATTCTTAAATCTGGGGATATTGAAGCATCAGAAGAACTTGCTGAAGAATTATTAGAGTCCAAAAATTCAGAAGTTAAACGCAATAATGACAAACTTGTTGCACAGGGAAAAGCCTATCTTCTTACATTTAATGAGAGAAAAGACAGCACAACATTCAATGTAGAAATTAAAAAAGCTGGTAAATATGCATTCTTTACTGAGCATATGCCTTTTGAGTTTGAAGCCAATGAACATTTCTTTAAAGATGTTTCAGGCGATGATATTGAACCGATAGCTCAAGTTCCAGATGAAGGCGGTGATCATCATCACCATGATCATGGTGGACTAGATCCCCATGTTTGGCACGATCCTCATAACATCATCAAAATGGGGAATGTCATTTCTAAAAATCTCAACACGAAAATTTCATTCTTTGATAGAGAAACTAAAAAAGTTTTAAAAGAAAGAACTCAATCTGTTAATTCTCTTTTAGAAGACTTAGATCAATGGACTCAAAAACAAGTAGCGACAATCCCTTCTAATCAAAGGACGATAGTTTCTAAGCATAAAGCTATGGAATACTACGGGGATGCTTTTGGTTTGAAAACTATTAGCTTATTAGATTTTCTTGGTCATTCATCTAGCCTTAGGCCTCAGACCATTTCTAAAGTAATCACAGAGCTAAAAGAATCAAATGTACAAGCTATCTTTGCTGAGCAAAACCCTCCTTCAAAGCTATTGAAAAACTTAAGTAGACAAACTTCTACCCCTATAGCAAAACAACAGATTTTTGTTGATGGTTTAATGCCTACAGGAAATACTATTTCTGTCGCTGTTCATAACACATGTACAATCGTTGATTCTTTGGGTGGTTCCTGCAATAAGAAAGCAGGTAATCAATTAGAAAATAGGTGGGATTCATTAACTAAACGTTAA
- a CDS encoding metal ABC transporter permease, with amino-acid sequence MSLINTIWWITPLCITIFTGLLCPAMGTVLITHKRLLQVNLISHCVLPGLALAMALGVDPSIGGVISGLVGALAADNLANNKKENYAAVMNTILAGSIGLGVLLIPLLGIRIDLEAVLFGDLLTANIGDLLRTCIAFSTFICLIIFSYNQIVHTGLDPEGAVASGIKVNYLNLALGFTTALVIVSSMSAVGVILVIALLSTPTLLGLQKAPSLWVAMARSSIFGLVISVLGFVFAIIFNLSPGPLISVLCVASLVFLPSKK; translated from the coding sequence ATGTCTTTAATCAATACAATTTGGTGGATCACTCCTCTCTGTATAACAATCTTTACAGGATTACTGTGCCCAGCAATGGGTACCGTATTAATTACCCACAAAAGACTTTTACAAGTTAATTTAATTTCTCATTGTGTATTACCAGGATTAGCTTTGGCGATGGCTCTTGGTGTAGATCCTTCTATTGGTGGAGTTATCAGTGGTTTAGTGGGGGCTTTAGCTGCAGACAATTTGGCCAATAATAAAAAGGAAAACTATGCAGCAGTGATGAATACAATTCTTGCTGGTTCAATTGGTCTTGGTGTTCTCCTTATCCCTCTACTTGGTATCAGAATTGATTTAGAAGCTGTGTTGTTTGGAGATTTGCTAACAGCAAATATTGGAGACCTTCTAAGAACTTGCATTGCTTTTTCTACGTTTATTTGTCTAATAATTTTTAGTTACAACCAGATTGTTCATACTGGATTAGACCCTGAGGGTGCTGTTGCAAGTGGCATAAAAGTAAATTATTTAAATTTAGCCCTTGGTTTTACAACTGCGCTGGTCATAGTTAGCTCAATGTCAGCAGTAGGAGTAATCCTTGTCATTGCTTTGCTTTCTACTCCAACTTTGTTGGGATTACAAAAAGCCCCATCCTTATGGGTAGCCATGGCTAGATCATCAATATTTGGACTTGTAATATCAGTCCTAGGTTTTGTGTTTGCAATTATTTTTAATTTGTCACCTGGACCTCTTATCAGTGTCCTCTGTGTTGCTTCTTTGGTATTTCTACCAAGTAAAAAATAG
- a CDS encoding Fur family transcriptional regulator yields MNRSKPETTKRQKQLLHELNKCADELSGQELYRSLHEGDFSMGLTTVYRNLQALVKQGLVRSRHLPTGEVLYAPVERDIHHLTCVSCGETRRLEGCPVKTMNLPKKTSKEFELLFHTLEYFGLCQICSKSMNA; encoded by the coding sequence ATGAATAGGAGCAAGCCTGAAACTACCAAACGTCAAAAGCAATTGCTTCATGAGCTCAACAAATGTGCGGATGAATTGAGTGGTCAAGAATTATATAGATCTTTGCATGAAGGTGATTTCTCTATGGGGCTGACAACGGTTTATAGGAATTTGCAAGCACTTGTAAAACAGGGCTTAGTTCGTTCTAGACATCTGCCAACAGGTGAAGTCCTTTATGCTCCCGTTGAACGAGACATTCATCATTTAACTTGTGTTAGTTGTGGAGAGACGAGACGCCTTGAAGGTTGTCCAGTTAAAACAATGAATCTGCCCAAGAAAACATCTAAAGAGTTTGAGCTCTTGTTTCATACGCTTGAATATTTTGGACTTTGCCAGATTTGCTCTAAATCGATGAATGCTTGA
- a CDS encoding metal ABC transporter solute-binding protein, Zn/Mn family produces MLSFFRKSGEGKSSIKPKLLKNSLLAGAVFFTGINQVVQAEPKSIVAVEPLVCDLVSAIALPSSPVTCLIDRKQDVHDVKISPRQAQALNNASQVFTLGQEMTPAMKKWLSNPITVVVGVSAIEIDDHDDHDDHDDHDDHSSAKHDDHDDHDDHDDHSSAKHDDHDDHDDHSSAKHDDHDDHDDHSSAKHDDHGDEAFEWAGVFELSRGTYKWSFAKVDGDYADPAMKMVILKSGDIEASEELAEELLESKNSEVKRNNDKLVAQGKAYLLTFNERKDSTTFNVEIKKAGKYAFFTEHMPFEFEANEHFFKDVSGDDIEPIAQVPDEGGDHHHHDHGGLDPHVWHDPHNIIKMGNVISKNLNTKISFFDRETKKVLKERTQSVNSLLEDLDQWTQKQVATIPSNQRTIVSKHKAMEYYGDAFGLKTISLLDFLGHSSSLRPQTISKVITELK; encoded by the coding sequence ATGTTGTCTTTTTTTAGGAAGTCTGGTGAAGGAAAATCATCGATTAAGCCAAAACTCTTAAAGAATTCTCTTTTAGCAGGAGCTGTATTTTTCACAGGAATCAATCAGGTTGTTCAAGCTGAACCAAAGTCAATAGTTGCTGTTGAACCATTGGTTTGTGATTTAGTTTCAGCAATTGCGTTACCTTCATCCCCCGTTACTTGTTTGATTGATAGAAAACAAGATGTACATGATGTGAAAATTTCTCCGAGGCAAGCCCAAGCTTTAAATAATGCAAGTCAAGTCTTTACTCTTGGGCAAGAGATGACTCCCGCAATGAAAAAATGGCTGAGTAATCCAATAACGGTTGTTGTCGGTGTAAGTGCAATAGAAATTGACGATCATGATGACCACGACGATCATGACGATCATGACGATCACTCATCTGCTAAACATGATGACCACGACGATCATGACGATCATGACGATCACTCATCTGCTAAACATGATGACCACGACGATCATGACGATCACTCATCTGCTAAACATGATGACCACGACGATCATGACGATCACTCATCGGCTAAACATGATGATCATGGAGATGAAGCCTTTGAATGGGCTGGTGTCTTTGAACTTTCACGAGGAACATACAAATGGTCTTTTGCAAAAGTCGATGGAGACTATGCGGACCCTGCAATGAAAATGGTCATTCTTAAATCTGGGGATATTGAAGCATCAGAAGAACTTGCTGAAGAATTATTAGAGTCCAAAAATTCAGAAGTTAAACGCAATAATGACAAACTTGTTGCACAGGGAAAAGCCTATCTTCTTACATTTAATGAGAGAAAAGACAGCACAACATTCAATGTAGAAATTAAAAAAGCTGGTAAATATGCATTCTTTACTGAGCATATGCCTTTTGAGTTTGAAGCCAATGAACATTTCTTTAAAGATGTTTCAGGCGATGATATTGAACCGATAGCTCAAGTTCCAGATGAAGGCGGTGATCATCATCACCATGATCATGGTGGACTAGATCCCCATGTTTGGCACGATCCTCATAACATCATCAAAATGGGGAATGTCATTTCTAAAAATCTCAACACGAAAATTTCATTCTTTGATAGAGAAACTAAAAAAGTTTTAAAAGAAAGAACTCAATCTGTTAATTCTCTTTTAGAAGACTTAGATCAATGGACTCAAAAACAAGTAGCGACAATCCCTTCTAATCAAAGGACGATAGTTTCTAAGCATAAAGCTATGGAATACTACGGGGATGCTTTTGGTTTGAAAACTATTAGCTTATTAGATTTTCTTGGTCATTCATCTAGCCTTAGGCCTCAGACCATTTCTAAAGTAATCACAGAGCTAAAA
- a CDS encoding prepilin-type N-terminal cleavage/methylation domain-containing protein, which produces MDIEKNKAFTLIEMAVVMAVISMLSALLGPQFLSLVRRGNSVGAGQAMRQIRDECQSDYIFGSPGTFTPRRIPRYSLIGNCESASAIPRDEENNPQYSYDSETGLITCSYKNAESTGFPSCKKVAVAKEKPSLGEVAVITDVALNEVEEPETNGLDVDLLKLSDGNGDNTIISCDGKYVTSRGRGGYTERNNQYRQNIITGEKVLITSTKEGIPSTGDSQHIRGMSCDGRYALFTIDEYGSVDLDGLPGAITGEECDPRGQCEGPQPIYRKDLLTGDVVRVDTLSNGTKIQTKWGIRDASMSSDGRYVIFESPDVRFAGLPEAEWQSKDWSRTLMYRKDLLTGELSTVTTAPDGSTGTGWGSNGGYGMGMSDDGSKVTFIYKGDDLVEGVSGTNLYVKDFNTSKVSLVTADSQGNRLSDFGQYGSGSQISADGSKVIFTSRGSNGVAQLYMKDLSSGKLKVISQNSNGNSGNGYSHTGKFSGDGKYVVFQSSATNLTDTPTTGKSDIFVYDTSSNQVKRLFDESYEFDDHLRDPNITKEGKYITFRSSSKGITTGETQGQEVYMKKNPYFVE; this is translated from the coding sequence ATGGACATTGAAAAGAACAAAGCATTCACTTTGATTGAGATGGCAGTTGTAATGGCTGTTATCTCTATGCTCAGTGCCTTGCTAGGACCTCAGTTCCTGTCACTTGTGCGCCGTGGTAATTCAGTTGGCGCAGGACAGGCTATGCGTCAGATCAGAGATGAATGTCAAAGCGATTATATTTTTGGATCGCCTGGTACTTTTACACCTAGAAGAATCCCTCGATATTCATTGATCGGTAATTGTGAATCTGCGAGTGCAATCCCTAGAGATGAAGAAAATAACCCTCAATATAGTTATGACTCAGAAACTGGACTAATAACTTGTAGCTATAAGAATGCAGAGTCAACGGGGTTCCCAAGTTGCAAGAAAGTAGCTGTTGCAAAAGAAAAACCTTCTTTAGGGGAGGTTGCTGTTATTACTGATGTCGCATTAAATGAAGTGGAAGAGCCTGAAACCAATGGCTTAGATGTCGACCTTCTGAAGCTTTCTGATGGAAATGGAGATAACACTATCATTAGCTGTGATGGGAAGTATGTGACCTCTAGAGGAAGAGGGGGTTACACAGAGAGAAATAATCAATATCGACAGAATATAATTACTGGTGAAAAGGTATTAATCACTTCAACAAAAGAAGGGATTCCATCAACAGGCGACAGTCAGCATATAAGAGGGATGTCTTGTGATGGTAGGTATGCTCTGTTTACTATTGACGAGTATGGCTCAGTTGATCTTGACGGGTTGCCAGGAGCAATAACAGGAGAAGAGTGTGATCCAAGAGGACAATGTGAAGGTCCTCAACCGATTTATCGAAAAGACCTTCTTACAGGAGACGTAGTTCGGGTAGATACACTTAGTAATGGAACAAAAATCCAGACGAAATGGGGAATTAGGGATGCTTCAATGTCTTCGGATGGTAGATATGTTATTTTTGAAAGTCCTGATGTTCGATTTGCAGGATTACCTGAAGCTGAATGGCAATCTAAAGACTGGTCGAGAACATTGATGTATAGAAAAGACTTATTAACAGGAGAACTTTCTACTGTTACAACAGCACCAGATGGTTCTACTGGAACTGGGTGGGGATCCAATGGTGGATATGGGATGGGGATGAGTGATGATGGGTCAAAAGTAACTTTTATCTATAAAGGAGATGATCTCGTAGAAGGTGTAAGTGGTACAAACCTTTATGTCAAAGACTTTAATACTTCCAAAGTTTCTTTGGTTACAGCAGATAGTCAGGGGAATAGATTGTCTGACTTTGGTCAATATGGTTCTGGGTCACAAATTTCGGCAGATGGATCAAAAGTTATCTTTACAAGTAGAGGTTCAAATGGCGTCGCCCAACTTTATATGAAAGATCTGAGCTCTGGGAAGTTAAAGGTAATTAGTCAGAATTCAAATGGTAATTCTGGCAATGGCTACTCACACACAGGTAAGTTCTCTGGTGATGGTAAATATGTTGTTTTCCAGTCATCAGCAACGAATCTTACGGATACTCCAACTACGGGTAAAAGTGACATTTTTGTCTATGATACTTCTTCTAATCAAGTAAAGAGGTTATTTGATGAGTCTTATGAATTTGATGATCACCTTCGAGATCCAAATATAACTAAAGAAGGGAAATATATTACTTTTAGGTCTAGCAGTAAAGGTATTACAACTGGTGAAACCCAAGGTCAAGAAGTTTATATGAAAAAAAACCCCTACTTTGTTGAATAG
- a CDS encoding ABC transporter ATP-binding protein, whose product MTCLIAKNLTYSYSRESNPVLEEVSVSLRPGTLTALVGPNGAGKSTLLNLLQGHNKPDKGKITIDGNELVNNRAQVALMPQRGKLNWNFPITIEGLVSLGRVNHSKLSCCELEAALQRVGISHLAKRRLDSLSGGQQQRALLAKTLMSPAKILLLDEPCSALDPPAREDFLLIIRQLADAGLSLFVSSHDWGSSLNAYDKVVALDKTVLANGSPLEVQQKLDSIDCMRGNYCCG is encoded by the coding sequence ATGACCTGTTTAATTGCTAAAAATCTGACATATTCTTATTCAAGGGAAAGCAATCCTGTTTTAGAAGAGGTCTCAGTTTCTTTGCGACCAGGGACTTTAACGGCTCTTGTTGGTCCCAATGGTGCAGGAAAGTCCACGTTATTAAATTTACTTCAAGGACATAACAAGCCTGATAAAGGAAAAATAACTATTGATGGTAATGAGTTAGTTAACAATCGAGCCCAAGTTGCCCTAATGCCCCAAAGGGGAAAATTGAACTGGAATTTCCCCATTACTATTGAAGGATTGGTATCTTTAGGCCGTGTAAACCATTCAAAATTATCTTGTTGTGAGCTAGAGGCGGCACTTCAACGAGTTGGAATATCTCATTTAGCCAAAAGAAGGCTTGATTCATTATCTGGCGGTCAGCAACAAAGAGCATTGCTGGCCAAAACATTGATGTCACCAGCCAAAATATTGCTTCTTGATGAGCCCTGTTCTGCATTAGATCCTCCTGCAAGAGAGGACTTTTTATTAATCATTCGTCAGCTGGCTGATGCGGGATTATCACTTTTTGTTAGCAGCCATGATTGGGGTTCATCTTTAAATGCTTATGACAAGGTTGTTGCTCTTGATAAAACCGTCTTAGCTAATGGCTCACCCCTGGAAGTACAGCAAAAACTTGATTCAATTGATTGCATGAGAGGAAACTACTGCTGTGGCTGA
- the clpS gene encoding ATP-dependent Clp protease adapter ClpS — MKFSANSTTTVLDPKTTKKKYPEARIIVLDDNFNTFEHVANCLVTIIPGMSEKRSWVLAVEVDREGLAEVWRGPLEQAELYHQQLISKGLTMAPIEKT, encoded by the coding sequence ATGAAATTTTCAGCTAATTCAACTACTACAGTCTTAGACCCAAAGACAACAAAAAAGAAATATCCAGAAGCAAGGATAATAGTTCTAGATGATAATTTTAATACGTTTGAACATGTGGCAAATTGTCTCGTGACAATCATCCCAGGAATGAGTGAAAAAAGATCATGGGTCCTTGCCGTCGAAGTAGATAGGGAAGGTTTAGCGGAAGTATGGAGAGGTCCGCTTGAACAGGCAGAGCTATATCATCAGCAACTGATCAGCAAAGGATTAACAATGGCACCAATTGAAAAAACATAA
- a CDS encoding prepilin-type N-terminal cleavage/methylation domain-containing protein: protein MILHNRLQLHLIKKLPRKKGDKGFSLLELVVVIAVLAILAAIGLPNIINLLNEAIFSATKMSLSQSHSECVNDPDSPPTGPPIPGVVFAATDCSGEMTATINGQTEEFPCVISLNMSTGVKSNWPNSYKSCLDQAIPPPLPGDCETDPNCRAHCEAIGGCDGFPPVDCESLSNRLPAQILMRQYPQCRPEYDGY from the coding sequence ATGATTTTGCATAATCGGCTGCAACTACATCTAATTAAAAAGCTTCCTCGTAAAAAGGGTGATAAAGGATTTTCTTTGCTTGAGTTAGTCGTTGTGATTGCTGTCCTTGCAATTTTGGCTGCGATTGGGCTACCTAACATTATTAATTTGTTGAATGAGGCAATCTTTTCAGCAACAAAAATGTCTCTCAGTCAATCTCATTCCGAATGTGTCAATGATCCTGACTCTCCTCCTACCGGACCACCTATTCCAGGAGTTGTTTTTGCAGCAACAGATTGCTCAGGTGAGATGACGGCAACTATTAATGGTCAAACAGAAGAGTTTCCTTGTGTGATTAGTTTGAATATGTCTACTGGAGTTAAAAGTAATTGGCCAAACTCATATAAATCTTGTTTAGATCAAGCGATCCCTCCCCCACTTCCTGGTGATTGTGAGACAGACCCTAATTGTAGAGCGCATTGCGAAGCCATAGGTGGGTGTGATGGCTTCCCTCCTGTTGATTGCGAGTCTTTATCAAATAGATTGCCTGCACAGATACTTATGAGGCAATACCCACAATGTCGTCCTGAATATGATGGATATTAA